The following are encoded together in the Bacillus sp. V2I10 genome:
- a CDS encoding YkgJ family cysteine cluster protein codes for METLPCQGCKGLCCGPVPISEREVKKIKKKIKSMPIKLRSELENQKRYYGTCIFYDLNKDRCGIHSVRPDICRKFGYYKELVCFRKPELATKSINQLGKEKQAGILTLDLTWDDFR; via the coding sequence ATGGAGACATTACCTTGTCAAGGTTGTAAAGGTTTGTGTTGTGGCCCTGTTCCTATTAGTGAAAGAGAAGTTAAGAAAATAAAAAAGAAAATAAAATCAATGCCTATAAAATTACGATCAGAGCTTGAGAATCAAAAAAGATATTATGGAACATGTATTTTCTATGATTTAAATAAAGATAGATGCGGTATACATTCTGTTAGACCAGATATTTGTCGAAAGTTTGGGTATTACAAAGAACTAGTTTGTTTTCGAAAGCCAGAGTTAGCAACAAAAAGCATAAATCAACTTGGTAAAGAAAAACAGGCTGGAATATTAACACTCGATTTAACTTGGGATGACTTTAGATAA
- a CDS encoding alpha/beta hydrolase, which yields MSAVDIGAMFRGEGSIETQLQTLEAVAKQRTAEANGTEAHFLTYAPDTLEEIDENTPVLMREAYDYYRTPRAQHPNSPNRFLFTSVDKLMAFSATDQIRTYLTQPMLLIVGTEADTRVYSEQFYELSNGPKELFWVEGATHVAMYDIPEYIGQSVPKLTDFFGKNL from the coding sequence GTGAGTGCAGTGGATATCGGTGCTATGTTCCGAGGAGAAGGTAGCATTGAAACACAATTGCAAACACTTGAGGCGGTTGCGAAGCAGCGTACTGCAGAAGCAAATGGAACAGAAGCGCATTTCCTTACTTATGCACCTGATACGCTTGAAGAAATTGATGAAAATACACCTGTGCTTATGCGTGAAGCTTATGACTACTATAGAACGCCTAGAGCACAGCACCCTAATTCTCCAAATCGATTCCTATTTACAAGCGTTGACAAACTCATGGCATTCTCAGCAACAGACCAAATCAGAACCTACCTGACTCAACCGATGTTATTGATTGTAGGAACCGAGGCTGACACACGCGTTTACAGCGAACAATTCTACGAATTGTCGAATGGACCAAAGGAATTGTTCTGGGTTGAGGGAGCAACGCATGTTGCTATGTATGATATCCCAGAATATATAGGTCAATCTGTACCTAAGTTAACAGATTTCTTTGGCAAGAATCTTTAA
- a CDS encoding endospore germination permease produces MVNNFKISTRQFAIFVILFSIGTTILLVPGSLAKEVKQDAWIAALVSTGVGLLLVVLYNAVGRMFPTMTIVEMNEILLGRWIGRAVSLTFVFFSLLSAAELLLYVGTFMTTQIMPDTPIEAIHVIFSCILIMGIRLGLETLARSAEILFPVFVFLFIILVVTVLLPPVQWNFENIQPVLETGINPMIRAVFLFTSFFSLPLIVLLMIFPVSVNQPKAAEKTFFIGILIGGFCLCIIIFLTIIVLGADNSARQMYPSYALARKINVGDFLQRIEAIMACMWFITIYFKMTFYFYASVIGLAQTLKLNNYRPLTIPLGMIVVSLSLIVHPNVIHQATYDKEIWPLYATTYGLVLPLLLLAVNALRKKIHQNKKK; encoded by the coding sequence ATGGTAAATAATTTTAAAATTAGTACAAGGCAATTTGCAATATTTGTTATTTTATTTTCTATAGGTACGACCATCTTATTGGTTCCTGGAAGTCTGGCTAAAGAAGTAAAACAAGATGCTTGGATCGCAGCTTTAGTCAGTACTGGCGTAGGTTTATTATTGGTGGTTTTATACAATGCCGTAGGCAGGATGTTCCCGACGATGACAATCGTCGAAATGAATGAAATACTTCTTGGCAGATGGATAGGTAGGGCGGTTTCTCTTACTTTTGTTTTCTTTTCACTTTTGTCCGCGGCAGAACTATTGCTTTATGTGGGAACTTTCATGACTACACAGATCATGCCGGATACGCCAATCGAAGCTATCCATGTTATTTTCTCATGCATTTTAATTATGGGAATTCGTCTTGGTCTTGAAACGTTGGCACGTTCTGCAGAAATTTTATTTCCTGTCTTTGTTTTTTTATTCATAATTCTAGTGGTTACAGTCTTATTACCTCCTGTACAATGGAATTTTGAAAACATACAACCCGTATTGGAAACAGGAATAAACCCGATGATCCGTGCTGTTTTTCTTTTTACAAGTTTTTTTTCTTTACCTTTGATTGTTTTATTAATGATTTTTCCTGTTTCAGTGAATCAACCAAAAGCAGCTGAAAAAACCTTTTTTATCGGAATACTAATCGGCGGATTCTGTTTATGCATCATTATCTTTTTAACTATTATCGTTTTGGGCGCGGATAACTCAGCAAGGCAGATGTATCCGAGTTATGCTTTGGCCAGGAAGATAAACGTAGGGGATTTTTTGCAACGGATAGAAGCCATAATGGCCTGCATGTGGTTTATCACGATTTATTTTAAAATGACGTTTTATTTTTACGCGTCCGTTATCGGTCTTGCACAAACGTTGAAATTAAACAATTATCGCCCACTTACTATACCTTTAGGGATGATCGTCGTTTCACTTTCCTTAATTGTACATCCCAATGTGATCCACCAAGCAACATATGATAAAGAAATATGGCCACTATATGCCACAACATACGGACTTGTTCTTCCTTTACTCTTATTAGCAGTCAATGCTTTAAGGAAAAAAATACATCAAAATAAAAAAAAATAA
- a CDS encoding NADPH-dependent FMN reductase: MTNEKLNIGIILGSTRQGRVSPQVGEWVKGIADKRGDANYEIVDIADYQLPFLGTTDGTEPGIAAWNEKLNSLDGFVFIVQEYNHSITGALKNALDFAREAWNNKAAGIVSYGSTGGARAAEHLRGILGELMIADVRVHPTLSLFTDFENYTIFKPADLHLNNVNEMLDQVVAWSGALKTLRK, from the coding sequence ATGACAAATGAGAAATTAAATATTGGAATTATTTTAGGTAGTACAAGGCAAGGGCGAGTTAGCCCGCAAGTGGGAGAATGGGTTAAAGGAATTGCTGACAAACGTGGAGATGCAAACTATGAAATCGTAGATATTGCTGATTATCAATTACCTTTTTTAGGAACAACTGATGGGACTGAACCAGGAATTGCAGCTTGGAACGAAAAACTTAACAGCTTGGATGGATTCGTATTTATCGTTCAGGAATATAATCACAGTATAACAGGAGCCTTAAAAAATGCACTTGATTTCGCTCGTGAAGCCTGGAATAACAAAGCAGCAGGTATCGTTAGTTATGGTTCAACTGGTGGTGCTCGTGCAGCTGAACATTTACGAGGAATCTTGGGTGAATTAATGATTGCAGATGTCCGTGTACATCCTACATTGTCCTTATTTACCGACTTTGAAAACTATACTATATTTAAACCAGCTGACTTGCACCTTAATAATGTAAATGAAATGCTTGACCAAGTTGTTGCTTGGAGCGGTGCATTAAAAACCTTAAGAAAATAA
- a CDS encoding MarR family winged helix-turn-helix transcriptional regulator, with the protein MYQGDEQSQLDLRLFRVWMKASKAVAENILKDIESHNISKENFMILELLYSKGPHPVQKISEAFSIPSGSITYVVDKLEKKGLVERQANPKDRRASNVVLTEEGRALFDEIFPKHVATISENVSFITNEEKEQLIHLLKKIGIGAQNLEI; encoded by the coding sequence ATGTATCAAGGAGATGAACAAAGTCAGTTGGATTTGAGATTGTTTCGTGTTTGGATGAAAGCTTCCAAAGCTGTTGCTGAAAACATACTGAAAGATATTGAAAGTCATAATATTAGTAAGGAAAATTTTATGATTCTTGAATTGCTTTACAGTAAAGGTCCGCATCCTGTCCAAAAGATCAGTGAGGCGTTCTCTATTCCAAGTGGAAGTATCACCTATGTCGTAGATAAGTTAGAAAAGAAAGGGCTTGTAGAAAGACAAGCAAACCCTAAGGATAGAAGGGCTTCTAATGTCGTCCTAACGGAAGAAGGAAGAGCACTTTTTGACGAGATTTTCCCAAAACACGTTGCAACAATCTCAGAAAATGTTTCATTCATTACTAACGAAGAGAAAGAGCAGCTAATTCATTTATTAAAGAAAATAGGAATAGGTGCACAGAATTTGGAAATATAA
- a CDS encoding pirin family protein, whose protein sequence is MKIQIIKPQDQAYGQFDGGKIEEQKPIGFSGEGSLINRLGPLFYWAWGHTHGPAEIGLHPHQGFEIITYVIKGKTYHRDTLGTESVVGEGEAQLMQTGSGVYHAEAVKEPSEAFQIWFEPHLSQAIKRTPTYLQYSSQDFPVIDKEGVTIKTILGNDSHMKIVTDADMWDIRIPNGTVYTHRLSQNRTLAGLAIRGDGAFSLETNEPTRFAHKDFVIVQSSQEGEVAIQALDKDLRIFLIEVPTEVDYPLYRKPR, encoded by the coding sequence ATGAAAATTCAAATTATCAAACCACAGGATCAAGCGTATGGGCAGTTCGATGGCGGTAAAATAGAAGAACAAAAACCGATTGGCTTTTCTGGAGAAGGATCATTAATAAATAGGCTAGGACCACTATTTTACTGGGCTTGGGGGCATACTCATGGACCCGCAGAGATTGGACTACATCCACATCAAGGTTTTGAAATCATCACTTATGTAATCAAGGGTAAAACGTATCATCGTGATACGCTTGGTACAGAAAGTGTTGTAGGTGAAGGAGAAGCCCAACTCATGCAAACTGGCTCCGGTGTGTATCATGCAGAAGCAGTAAAAGAACCTTCGGAAGCTTTTCAAATCTGGTTTGAACCACATTTAAGCCAGGCAATAAAACGTACACCAACTTATTTACAATACAGCTCTCAGGATTTTCCCGTAATAGATAAAGAAGGTGTGACGATTAAGACAATACTAGGAAACGATTCACACATGAAAATTGTGACAGATGCGGACATGTGGGATATCCGTATTCCAAATGGAACGGTATATACTCATAGACTTTCGCAAAACCGGACATTAGCTGGTCTAGCGATTAGAGGCGATGGAGCTTTTTCATTAGAAACGAATGAACCCACTCGTTTTGCACATAAAGATTTTGTTATCGTTCAATCAAGTCAGGAGGGAGAAGTAGCAATTCAAGCTTTAGATAAAGACCTTAGAATCTTCCTAATTGAAGTTCCGACTGAAGTTGACTATCCTTTATACAGAAAACCAAGATAA
- a CDS encoding DoxX family protein — MTILSIILQGILGLGFLMFGFMKFSSKQMVDEFKRYGHPAGFRVFTGLVEVISAVLVISGIWNDTLAAWGALLIVGTMLGAIFTHMKVKDPANKMMMPIILLILGLIVLLINVGSLLG; from the coding sequence ATGACTATTTTATCAATTATTCTTCAAGGCATATTAGGGTTAGGATTCCTAATGTTTGGGTTTATGAAATTTAGTTCAAAGCAAATGGTGGATGAATTTAAGCGTTATGGGCATCCAGCAGGTTTTAGGGTATTTACAGGTCTGGTAGAAGTGATTTCGGCGGTATTAGTGATTTCAGGTATTTGGAATGATACATTAGCTGCGTGGGGTGCTTTGTTAATTGTAGGAACAATGTTGGGAGCAATTTTTACACACATGAAAGTTAAGGATCCTGCAAACAAAATGATGATGCCGATAATTCTGTTGATTTTAGGATTGATTGTATTACTTATCAATGTTGGATCTTTGCTTGGATAA
- a CDS encoding SDR family oxidoreductase, giving the protein MSHDKQVALVTGGNRGIGYELTKQLALNGFKVILTSRDSENGHEAAQKLKQSDLDVSFVVMDVDNQESIHQAAITVNDRYGRLDVLINNAGVYLNENEKLLNMGPSILEGTMATNFFGAYHVIRSFIPLMEKQGYGRIINVSSEYGAMSEMSYQGVGAYKLSKFALNGLTQLVAAEINGDIKINAVDPGWVSTDMGGPSAPRTPKQAAESILWLATIGPEGPSGGFFRDGKRIDW; this is encoded by the coding sequence ATGTCACACGATAAACAAGTTGCGCTTGTAACCGGCGGGAATCGAGGAATTGGATATGAGCTGACCAAACAATTGGCTTTGAATGGTTTTAAGGTCATTTTGACAAGTCGGGATTCAGAGAATGGTCATGAAGCTGCGCAGAAACTTAAGCAGTCAGATCTGGACGTTTCCTTTGTGGTGATGGACGTAGATAACCAAGAAAGCATCCATCAAGCTGCGATTACAGTAAATGATCGGTATGGAAGATTAGACGTATTGATTAATAATGCTGGCGTGTATTTGAATGAAAATGAAAAGTTATTGAATATGGGACCTTCAATTCTAGAGGGAACGATGGCAACTAATTTCTTCGGCGCTTACCATGTGATCCGTTCCTTTATTCCCCTCATGGAAAAACAAGGCTATGGGAGAATTATTAATGTTTCCTCAGAATATGGGGCGATGAGCGAAATGTCTTATCAAGGAGTAGGAGCTTATAAGTTGTCTAAATTTGCCCTAAATGGATTGACACAATTGGTAGCTGCAGAAATCAATGGTGATATCAAAATAAACGCGGTCGATCCGGGATGGGTAAGTACAGATATGGGTGGACCATCTGCTCCAAGAACTCCCAAACAAGCAGCTGAGTCTATCCTTTGGTTAGCGACTATTGGACCTGAAGGACCTAGTGGGGGATTCTTTAGAGATGGAAAACGAATCGATTGGTAA
- a CDS encoding NAD(P)-dependent alcohol dehydrogenase yields the protein MCNNHKNMTMTRVLSVPSAKAPFEKTIIERRELRPHDILIDIKFSGICHSDIHSAYGEWSGGIFPMVPGHEIAGVVAAVGSEVTKFAVGDRVGVGCFVDSCGECEYCLSGEEQFCTKGVIDTYNKLDYDGNPTYGGYSRKIVVKEGYAVRIPDAFNLDVAAPLLCAGITTYSPLKHWNAGPGKKVAIVGMGGLGHVAIQFAHAMGAEVTVLSRSNNKESEALSFGADHYFATSEPATFTELAGRFDLILNTVSANIDVNAYLSLLRVDGTLVNVGAPAEPDQYHVFSLIMKRRSLAGSLIGGIRETQEMLDFAAEHGISPKIEVISAAQVDEAYERVLRSDVRYRFVIDISTL from the coding sequence ATGTGTAATAATCATAAAAACATGACAATGACTCGTGTTCTAAGTGTCCCAAGTGCAAAAGCACCATTTGAAAAGACTATTATTGAGCGTAGAGAATTACGTCCACATGACATCTTAATAGATATTAAGTTTAGCGGTATTTGCCACTCTGATATTCATAGTGCATACGGCGAATGGTCTGGAGGAATCTTCCCAATGGTCCCTGGTCACGAAATCGCCGGAGTCGTGGCAGCGGTAGGATCAGAAGTTACAAAATTTGCTGTTGGTGACCGCGTTGGTGTTGGATGCTTTGTGGACTCCTGCGGAGAATGCGAATACTGTCTCAGTGGAGAGGAGCAATTTTGTACGAAAGGCGTTATCGACACATATAATAAATTAGACTACGATGGTAATCCAACATACGGTGGATATAGCCGAAAAATAGTTGTAAAGGAAGGTTATGCTGTCCGTATTCCTGATGCTTTTAATTTGGATGTAGCGGCACCTCTATTATGTGCAGGTATCACCACGTATTCTCCATTGAAACATTGGAACGCAGGACCAGGTAAGAAGGTTGCCATTGTTGGGATGGGAGGTCTCGGACATGTAGCGATCCAATTTGCCCATGCAATGGGTGCTGAAGTAACTGTCTTGAGTCGGTCTAACAATAAGGAAAGTGAAGCCTTAAGTTTTGGAGCAGATCATTACTTTGCTACAAGTGAGCCAGCTACATTCACTGAGTTAGCTGGTCGTTTTGACCTCATCTTAAACACCGTGTCTGCAAATATTGACGTTAATGCATATTTATCCTTGCTTCGCGTAGATGGAACACTTGTAAATGTCGGTGCACCAGCCGAGCCAGATCAATACCATGTATTTTCTTTAATCATGAAACGTCGTAGCCTTGCCGGTTCACTTATTGGTGGAATTCGGGAAACACAAGAGATGCTCGACTTCGCCGCAGAACATGGCATTTCACCTAAAATTGAGGTAATTAGTGCTGCCCAAGTAGACGAAGCGTATGAGCGTGTTCTGCGTAGTGATGTGCGTTATCGATTCGTTATTGACATATCTACCTTGTAA
- a CDS encoding MFS transporter encodes MAKGNNLLIYILTLGVFGIINTEMGVIGILPSLADHYNISVSTAGLLVSLFALTVAVAGPTMPLLFSGINRKKVMLLVLGVFVLGNIVSIFTSNFTIALLARVVPAFFHPIYCSLAFTVAAASVSKEEAPKAVSKVFIGVSAGMVVGVPIASFIASATSLQMAMVFFAVINTIAFIATVLFVPSMPVKEKLSYGAQLSVLKKSITWLSIAAVILLNSAVFGVYSYLAEYLKTVTNMSSNAISLMLFIYGGANIIGNIVAGKLLTHSAIKSVISFPFVLGAVYIILFFTGQFTVPMAIITLIWGILAGIGANINQYWIMSSAPEAPDFANGLFLTSANLGVTFGVAAGGLFISEMGTQYVVLVGILSLILSLVTIFLRTYMFTPTQQLSR; translated from the coding sequence TTGGCTAAAGGAAATAATTTGCTTATATATATTTTGACCCTCGGAGTTTTCGGTATCATAAATACTGAAATGGGTGTTATTGGGATCTTACCTTCTCTTGCTGACCACTATAATATCAGTGTATCTACAGCAGGGCTGCTGGTGAGTCTTTTTGCCCTTACTGTTGCAGTAGCAGGTCCAACGATGCCGTTATTGTTTTCGGGTATAAATCGGAAGAAGGTCATGTTACTCGTACTTGGTGTTTTCGTTCTGGGGAACATTGTCTCCATCTTTACATCTAACTTTACCATTGCATTACTTGCTCGTGTAGTTCCAGCCTTTTTTCATCCCATTTATTGTTCGTTGGCTTTTACAGTAGCTGCTGCCTCAGTAAGCAAAGAAGAAGCTCCAAAAGCTGTTTCTAAAGTTTTTATTGGTGTATCTGCGGGTATGGTAGTCGGTGTACCAATCGCAAGTTTTATTGCTAGTGCAACTTCTTTACAAATGGCGATGGTATTCTTTGCTGTTATTAATACTATAGCATTTATTGCTACAGTATTATTTGTACCATCGATGCCTGTTAAGGAAAAACTTTCTTACGGAGCTCAATTAAGCGTATTAAAAAAATCAATTACATGGCTTTCCATTGCGGCTGTCATTTTATTAAACTCAGCCGTATTTGGAGTTTATAGTTATCTTGCTGAATATCTGAAAACTGTTACGAATATGTCTTCAAATGCAATTAGTTTAATGTTATTCATCTACGGTGGGGCCAATATTATTGGAAACATTGTGGCAGGGAAGTTACTTACTCATAGTGCCATCAAATCTGTAATATCTTTTCCTTTTGTATTGGGGGCTGTTTACATCATATTATTCTTCACAGGACAGTTTACCGTACCTATGGCAATCATTACTTTAATTTGGGGAATATTAGCTGGTATAGGGGCGAATATTAATCAATATTGGATTATGTCTTCGGCTCCCGAAGCTCCTGATTTCGCTAATGGTTTATTTCTAACATCAGCTAACTTAGGAGTAACATTTGGTGTAGCTGCAGGCGGTTTATTTATATCAGAAATGGGTACACAATATGTCGTATTGGTGGGAATCCTATCATTGATACTAAGTTTGGTAACTATTTTTCTAAGAACCTACATGTTTACTCCTACACAACAACTTTCTAGATAA
- a CDS encoding DUF4405 domain-containing protein, with the protein MNLKMLFKLGNDLVMTFLMLIAIAYHITGNTIHEIVGVVVLILFFVHNLLNRRWYKAIFKGTHNLRRILQIGINILFLVTMALMMISAVLISSDLFPNIPIKNDMTLRQLHVQTAYWGFIIMAVHIGFSWAIVVNSVRRMTGITGTSRILTVGLRILAVLIVAYGMHTSFEREIGSKLIIYNPFGSWFNDDSTIKFLIDYLSIMGIYVCGTHYALKFIQRQEKKAVQKN; encoded by the coding sequence TTGAATTTAAAGATGTTATTCAAGCTAGGAAATGACCTTGTTATGACATTTCTCATGTTGATAGCCATTGCTTACCATATTACCGGAAATACAATTCATGAAATAGTAGGAGTTGTGGTACTGATATTATTTTTCGTCCATAACTTATTAAATCGACGTTGGTATAAAGCAATTTTTAAGGGAACGCATAATTTACGGCGCATTCTACAAATAGGGATCAATATCCTTTTTCTTGTAACTATGGCTTTGATGATGATAAGCGCTGTGCTGATTTCAAGTGATTTATTTCCCAATATTCCTATAAAAAACGACATGACGCTACGGCAATTACATGTTCAAACTGCCTATTGGGGATTCATCATCATGGCAGTTCATATAGGTTTTTCCTGGGCTATAGTTGTCAATTCAGTGCGGAGGATGACGGGAATTACCGGCACTAGCCGTATTCTCACCGTAGGGTTGCGTATTTTGGCGGTGTTAATTGTTGCTTATGGGATGCATACTTCCTTTGAGAGAGAGATTGGTTCTAAGCTAATCATTTATAACCCATTTGGTAGTTGGTTCAATGATGATTCCACTATAAAATTCTTAATTGACTACCTATCTATCATGGGAATCTATGTTTGTGGGACACATTATGCTTTGAAATTTATACAGAGGCAAGAGAAAAAAGCAGTTCAAAAAAACTGA
- a CDS encoding cytochrome P460 family protein, translating into MKKRLFHSFALLLALTLTACNNNDTGTKDISQQEENSSGAKSGEYAEIGSGANLVKFPEDLEKGIVFATYDRGDIHEDIYINSKEAIEAVQNGEELPSGTVITLVGYKDGELDQYLVMEKRTGWGSQYSPEERNGEWEYQAFTPDKKVREDNIGRCFACHANQLRDDYLNSMDQMKEFDLGEISQSKNGSSETTIAAIPSEHWKISANMKDDKEDVNKEEISLIDDEEKTNKIQEVLLRLYLQQYKS; encoded by the coding sequence ATGAAAAAACGATTATTTCATTCATTTGCGTTGCTGCTAGCCCTCACCCTTACTGCTTGCAACAACAATGATACTGGTACAAAGGACATTTCTCAACAAGAAGAGAATTCCTCTGGGGCTAAATCTGGGGAATACGCTGAGATTGGATCTGGGGCTAACCTTGTTAAATTCCCTGAAGACCTTGAAAAGGGGATCGTGTTTGCCACTTACGATCGAGGAGATATTCATGAAGACATCTATATAAATAGTAAGGAAGCGATTGAAGCAGTACAGAACGGAGAGGAGCTTCCGAGCGGCACCGTTATTACTCTTGTAGGATATAAGGACGGAGAGCTTGATCAATATTTAGTGATGGAAAAACGTACCGGATGGGGTTCCCAATATTCGCCGGAAGAACGTAATGGGGAATGGGAATACCAAGCATTTACTCCTGATAAAAAAGTGAGAGAAGATAATATTGGTCGCTGCTTTGCCTGCCATGCCAATCAGTTAAGAGATGACTATTTGAATTCGATGGATCAGATGAAAGAGTTTGATTTAGGAGAGATTTCACAATCAAAAAACGGCAGTTCAGAAACCACAATCGCAGCTATTCCTTCTGAGCATTGGAAGATATCCGCCAATATGAAAGATGATAAGGAGGATGTTAATAAAGAAGAAATTAGTTTAATAGATGATGAGGAAAAAACGAATAAAATTCAGGAGGTACTTTTGAGGTTGTATTTACAGCAATATAAAAGCTAA
- a CDS encoding alpha/beta hydrolase, translated as MKKKSIITRVLTVIALGLLLSATIVASKTSVGAAYTPDMSNGADNFYKSNKVTMKKVEFKNQYNMNVVGNLFIPKGLKKNTKNPAIIVGHPMGAVKEQSANLYAQKMAERGFVTLSFDLSSWGESEGQPRNAVSPDIYAEDFSAAVDFLGTRQFVDRDRIGVIGICGSGSFAISAAKIDSRMKAIATVSMYDMGAANRNGLKHSLTLEQRKKIIAEAAEQRYVEFTGGETKYTSGTVHELNENSTAIEREFYDFYRTPRGEFTPKGSSPELTTHPTLTSNVKFMNFYPFEDIETISPRPMLFIAGENAHSREFSEDAYKLAGEQKELYIVPGAGHVDLYDRVNLIPFDKLESFFKENLKKK; from the coding sequence ATGAAAAAAAAATCTATTATCACGCGTGTACTCACAGTGATAGCACTGGGCTTGCTTTTATCCGCGACCATCGTTGCATCCAAGACCAGCGTTGGCGCTGCATACACGCCGGACATGTCCAATGGAGCAGACAATTTTTACAAGAGCAACAAGGTAACCATGAAGAAGGTTGAGTTTAAAAATCAATACAACATGAATGTTGTTGGGAATCTTTTTATTCCCAAAGGTTTGAAGAAGAACACCAAAAATCCCGCGATCATTGTCGGGCATCCTATGGGCGCAGTAAAAGAACAAAGTGCGAATCTGTATGCCCAGAAAATGGCTGAACGGGGATTCGTTACTTTGTCCTTTGATTTGTCTTCCTGGGGAGAGAGCGAGGGTCAGCCTCGCAATGCTGTTTCGCCGGATATCTATGCCGAGGATTTCAGTGCTGCGGTGGATTTCCTGGGCACCCGGCAGTTTGTTGACAGGGATCGGATTGGTGTTATCGGGATTTGTGGCAGCGGAAGCTTTGCCATCAGCGCAGCCAAGATCGACTCGCGCATGAAAGCCATTGCGACAGTCAGTATGTACGACATGGGCGCTGCCAACCGTAATGGGCTTAAGCATTCCCTGACACTTGAGCAAAGAAAGAAGATCATTGCAGAGGCAGCCGAGCAACGCTATGTAGAGTTCACGGGCGGTGAAACCAAATACACCAGTGGGACAGTACATGAGCTAAATGAAAACTCTACTGCCATTGAGCGTGAGTTTTATGACTTCTACCGCACTCCAAGGGGCGAATTCACTCCTAAGGGCTCGTCACCTGAACTCACGACACACCCGACACTGACCAGTAACGTCAAGTTCATGAATTTCTACCCGTTCGAAGACATAGAGACGATTTCTCCTCGTCCGATGCTTTTCATCGCGGGTGAAAACGCTCATTCCAGAGAGTTCAGCGAAGACGCCTACAAGCTAGCAGGCGAACAGAAGGAACTCTACATTGTTCCGGGCGCAGGTCATGTGGATCTGTACGACCGGGTGAATTTAATCCCTTTTGACAAGCTTGAGTCCTTCTTCAAAGAAAATCTGAAGAAAAAATAA
- a CDS encoding TetR/AcrR family transcriptional regulator has protein sequence MPKVDRRITKSQEAIKKALIELMSEKNFDNITIQDISDRANVNRGTIYLHYLDKFDLLDKIMEEHINNMSNFCESATEMDFIESTVHCMEYFESNYLFFSTMLASEGAPYFRSQFLKFNIEEFKKDVDITKGKNDGQNEDVIVQFVANAYVGVVEWWLKNGMPYPPRVMAEKVGDLLERIV, from the coding sequence ATGCCGAAAGTAGATAGAAGAATAACCAAAAGCCAAGAAGCCATTAAAAAGGCTCTTATCGAACTGATGTCTGAAAAAAATTTTGATAACATAACTATTCAGGACATTTCTGACAGGGCAAACGTGAACCGAGGAACCATCTATCTTCATTACTTAGATAAATTTGATCTATTAGATAAAATCATGGAAGAACATATAAACAACATGAGTAATTTTTGCGAGTCGGCAACTGAAATGGATTTTATAGAATCGACTGTACACTGTATGGAATACTTTGAGAGTAATTATTTATTCTTTTCGACGATGTTAGCGAGTGAAGGAGCTCCATATTTTCGTAGTCAGTTCCTTAAGTTTAATATCGAAGAGTTCAAGAAAGATGTGGACATAACAAAAGGAAAAAATGACGGTCAAAATGAAGATGTAATTGTTCAATTTGTTGCAAATGCTTACGTAGGGGTAGTGGAATGGTGGTTAAAGAATGGAATGCCTTATCCACCTCGTGTCATGGCAGAAAAAGTGGGGGATTTGTTAGAGAGAATTGTATAG